Proteins encoded together in one Lathyrus oleraceus cultivar Zhongwan6 chromosome 5, CAAS_Psat_ZW6_1.0, whole genome shotgun sequence window:
- the LOC127080545 gene encoding secreted RxLR effector protein 161-like: MKKFGMENASHKRTPASAYLKLTKDEKGANMDQSLYRSMIGSLLYLTASRPDITFAVEFCDRYQLEPKMIHITQVKRILKYVNGTSEYGILYSHTANFLLTGYCDRDWEGSVGDRKSTSRGCFFLRNNLMPWFSKKQNSVSLSTTEAEYIAA; the protein is encoded by the coding sequence atgaagaagtttggcatggaaaatgctagccataaaaggacacctgcaTCAGCTTATTTGAAACTAACTAAAGATGAAAAAGGTGCAAATATGGATCAAAGTCTATATAGGAGTATGATTGGTAGTCTGCTTTATCTTACAGCTAGCAGACCTGACATTACATTTGCGGTAGAATTTTGTGATAGATATCAACTTGAACCTAAAATGATTCATATTACTCAAGTGAAAAGGATTCTGAAGTATGTTAATGGAACTAGTGAATATGGAATCTTGTATTCTCATACTGCAAACTTCTTGCTTACAGGATATTGTGATAGAGATTGGGAAGGCAGTGTTGGTGATAGAAAAAGCACCTCTAGAGGGTGTTTCTTCTTGAGAAATAATCTTATGCCTTGGTTCAGTAAGAAGCAAAATAGTGTGTCCTTATCTACGACTGAGGCTGAATATATTGCAGCATGA